The following coding sequences are from one Leptolyngbya sp. NIES-3755 window:
- a CDS encoding glucosyltransferase (similar to AA sequence:cyanobase_aa:all2286) yields MIFVTVGTEQYAFNRLMCWISILMQHGLIQEQVIVQYGTSKRLPTNVIAHKTVPLDRFSQLVQQARLVISHCGEGSLFMLEEIGTPYILVPRSVRFQEHVDDHQVELAIALSSIGIEIAWSPGDLVRFVTAAESRESKLFSIASSQALCDQLSLDSERFFAA; encoded by the coding sequence ATGATTTTTGTTACTGTCGGAACTGAGCAATACGCCTTCAACCGCTTAATGTGTTGGATTTCAATCCTGATGCAGCATGGATTAATCCAAGAACAAGTGATTGTTCAATATGGCACTTCTAAGCGATTGCCAACGAATGTGATTGCTCATAAAACCGTTCCTCTCGATCGCTTTTCTCAACTGGTTCAACAAGCCCGATTAGTCATTAGTCACTGTGGGGAAGGATCATTGTTTATGCTGGAAGAAATTGGAACGCCTTATATTTTAGTGCCGCGCAGTGTTCGATTTCAGGAACATGTGGATGATCATCAAGTAGAACTGGCGATCGCGCTTTCCAGTATTGGAATTGAGATCGCATGGTCGCCTGGAGATTTAGTTCGGTTCGTCACGGCTGCCGAATCGAGAGAAAGTAAATTGTTCTCGATCGCGTCATCGCAGGCACTCTGTGATCAGTTAAGCCTTGATTCTGAACGATTCTTTGCTGCTTAA
- a CDS encoding anti-sigma-factor antagonist and sugar transfersase (similar to AA sequence:cyanobase_aa:LBDG_48290), producing the protein MIQQSSIEFSVIHTEELYLLQLPALLTVTEAVAFRTKCRELIETKPTPSKIILDFAQTTFIDSSAIGALVMCLKAARSCQIELVLWSVKPEIVAILELAGLDRQFTIEAETLPLEPSSKSQIEATHPSIQSRTKRAIDIAGAIVGLGITAVVFVPIAIAIKLDSPGAILFSQTRCGHLGRRFQVWKFRSMVSDAEQLKAQVENQNEGAFFKNTHDPRITRVGRFLRKTSLDELPQFWNVLCGEMSLVGTRPPLPEEVDRYEIANWQRLNVKPGITGEWQVHGRSKIRNFEQVIQLDLRYQERWNLKYDLELILKTIVVLFRKDSAF; encoded by the coding sequence ATGATTCAACAGTCTTCGATCGAATTTTCCGTCATCCACACTGAAGAACTCTATCTATTGCAACTTCCAGCGTTGTTAACGGTGACTGAAGCAGTCGCATTCCGCACCAAGTGTCGAGAGCTAATCGAAACGAAACCGACTCCATCTAAGATTATTCTCGATTTCGCTCAGACCACCTTTATCGATAGTAGTGCGATCGGTGCTTTAGTGATGTGTCTGAAAGCGGCTCGATCGTGTCAGATTGAACTGGTGTTGTGGAGCGTGAAGCCTGAAATTGTCGCGATTTTAGAGTTAGCGGGTCTCGATCGACAATTCACGATCGAGGCTGAGACACTTCCTCTAGAACCCAGTTCCAAATCTCAGATCGAAGCGACTCATCCATCGATTCAATCCAGAACTAAAAGAGCGATCGACATTGCGGGTGCAATTGTTGGTTTAGGAATTACAGCAGTTGTCTTTGTTCCAATTGCGATCGCGATCAAGCTCGATAGTCCAGGTGCAATTCTTTTTTCTCAAACTCGCTGTGGTCACTTGGGGCGGCGCTTTCAAGTTTGGAAGTTTCGATCAATGGTCAGTGATGCTGAACAGTTAAAAGCACAGGTAGAAAATCAGAACGAAGGTGCATTTTTCAAGAACACCCATGATCCGAGAATTACGAGAGTCGGGCGATTTTTGCGGAAAACGAGCTTAGATGAACTGCCGCAGTTTTGGAATGTACTCTGCGGTGAAATGAGCTTAGTCGGAACTCGTCCACCTCTGCCTGAAGAAGTCGATCGATATGAGATTGCCAACTGGCAGCGGCTCAATGTTAAACCTGGAATTACTGGAGAATGGCAGGTACATGGTCGATCGAAGATTCGCAACTTTGAGCAAGTGATTCAGTTAGATTTGCGGTATCAAGAACGCTGGAATCTGAAGTATGATCTGGAGCTAATTCTAAAAACCATTGTGGTTCTGTTCAGAAAAGATAGTGCGTTTTAA
- a CDS encoding anti-sigma regulatory factor, Ser/Thr protein kinase (similar to AA sequence:cyanobase_aa:LBDG_48300) → MNDLAATEGVIHFDRLIVQTELTAISQILAWFGTFQQSPVTQAIWLQGQIGLVEGFTNAVRHAHEELPRQTPIKLEAGIYPNHLEIRVWDRGSPFDLDALIDRVEQAYPNPIEHEAHWGAALFKKLRDQHSWQIDYRCSREGQNCLKLTKFY, encoded by the coding sequence ATGAACGATCTTGCAGCTACCGAGGGTGTGATTCACTTCGATCGATTAATTGTTCAAACTGAGTTAACGGCAATTTCGCAGATTCTAGCCTGGTTTGGAACATTTCAACAGTCTCCAGTCACGCAAGCGATTTGGCTTCAAGGACAGATTGGATTAGTCGAAGGTTTTACGAATGCAGTCCGACACGCGCACGAAGAGTTACCCAGACAAACTCCGATTAAGCTTGAGGCAGGTATCTACCCAAATCATTTAGAAATTCGAGTCTGGGATCGAGGATCGCCCTTTGATTTAGACGCATTAATCGATCGAGTCGAGCAAGCATATCCAAATCCGATCGAACATGAAGCCCACTGGGGAGCCGCACTGTTTAAGAAGCTTCGAGATCAACACAGTTGGCAGATTGATTACCGCTGCTCTCGTGAAGGTCAAAATTGTCTGAAGTTAACTAAGTTTTATTAG
- a CDS encoding hypothetical protein (protein of unknown function DUF820;~similar to AA sequence:cyanobase_aa:PCC7424_0068) translates to MVTQQQQTASSEVFYPESDGKPMADNTKQFRWIVVIEQNLEWLFANDPNVFVAGDLLWYPVEGNNRLCTAPDAMVVFGRPKGDRGSYQQWKEDNLPPQVVFEILSPGNTQPEMERKLLFYHTYGVEEYYVYDPDRIQLSGWQRSEDGLLDRIDSMSGWVSPQLEIRFELGAELQLYRPDGTPFFSFAEINQMLDQERQRAERAEQQLEQERQRSQQMAERLRSLGIDPNAL, encoded by the coding sequence ATGGTGACTCAGCAGCAGCAAACCGCTTCTAGTGAAGTGTTTTACCCGGAAAGTGATGGCAAACCGATGGCGGATAATACGAAGCAGTTTCGCTGGATCGTGGTGATCGAGCAAAATTTAGAATGGCTGTTTGCTAACGATCCGAATGTGTTTGTTGCGGGAGATTTGCTGTGGTATCCGGTTGAAGGGAATAATCGACTGTGTACGGCTCCTGATGCGATGGTTGTATTCGGCAGACCGAAAGGCGATCGCGGTTCTTATCAGCAGTGGAAAGAGGATAATCTCCCTCCACAAGTCGTCTTTGAAATTCTATCTCCAGGAAATACACAGCCCGAAATGGAGCGAAAGTTGCTGTTTTATCACACGTATGGAGTTGAAGAGTACTACGTTTACGATCCGGATCGAATTCAACTTAGCGGATGGCAGCGATCGGAAGATGGATTACTCGATCGGATTGATTCGATGTCCGGTTGGGTAAGTCCCCAATTGGAAATTCGATTTGAATTAGGTGCGGAACTTCAGTTGTATCGCCCTGATGGAACGCCCTTTTTCTCGTTTGCTGAAATCAATCAAATGCTCGACCAAGAACGGCAACGGGCAGAACGAGCAGAACAGCAGTTAGAACAGGAACGGCAACGATCGCAGCAAATGGCGGAAAGACTTCGATCTCTTGGCATCGATCCAAACGCACTCTAA
- a CDS encoding 3-isopropylmalate dehydratase, small subunit (similar to AA sequence:cyanobase_aa:LBDG_48310), giving the protein MVSEVKTITGRGIPLVGNDIDTDRIIPARFLRCVTFDGLGAQVFADDRVQLQGKHPFDLSQYQGATILIVNGNFGCGSSREHAPQAIAKWGVQAIIGESFAEIFFGNCVAIGIPCITSEPSVTSQLQKLVEDDPQLEILVDLDQMKVRCGSFEADLSMPSGARQMLTSGTWDACGQLVSQADQVRATAAKLPYVAWSR; this is encoded by the coding sequence ATGGTAAGTGAAGTTAAAACAATCACAGGACGTGGAATTCCCTTAGTCGGTAATGACATTGATACCGATCGCATTATTCCAGCAAGATTTCTCCGCTGTGTGACCTTTGATGGATTAGGAGCACAAGTGTTCGCTGACGATCGCGTTCAATTGCAAGGAAAGCATCCATTTGATCTATCGCAGTACCAGGGCGCAACAATTCTAATTGTGAATGGGAATTTTGGCTGTGGATCGAGTCGGGAACATGCACCTCAAGCGATCGCGAAATGGGGAGTTCAAGCGATCATTGGAGAAAGCTTTGCAGAGATTTTCTTTGGGAACTGTGTCGCGATCGGAATTCCTTGTATTACATCTGAGCCAAGTGTTACTAGCCAACTTCAGAAGCTCGTCGAAGATGATCCACAGCTTGAGATTTTAGTGGACTTAGACCAAATGAAAGTGCGGTGTGGATCATTTGAGGCTGATCTCTCAATGCCTTCTGGAGCGCGTCAAATGCTGACTTCTGGAACTTGGGATGCGTGTGGTCAGTTGGTATCCCAAGCGGATCAAGTTCGGGCAACCGCAGCGAAGTTACCTTATGTGGCTTGGAGTCGATAG
- a CDS encoding Q4C9B5_CROWT adenylate cyclase (similar to AA sequence:cyanobase_aa:LBDG_23660) produces the protein MGIEIERKFLVKNDQWRSLAEGELYRQGYIPTLESTVRIRVIRDRGYITIKGRTQGISRAEYEYEIPVEDATQMLDSLCKPPLIEKYRHKIEWNGLLWEVDDFLGANRGLTIAEVELKSADQSIDLPDWIGEDVSDDPRYYNSNLAQHPYTTW, from the coding sequence ATGGGGATTGAAATCGAGCGAAAGTTCTTAGTCAAGAATGATCAATGGCGGAGTCTTGCTGAAGGTGAACTTTACCGTCAAGGATACATTCCCACCCTTGAAAGTACCGTCAGAATTCGAGTGATTCGCGATCGTGGTTACATCACGATCAAAGGTAGAACCCAGGGAATTTCTCGCGCTGAGTACGAGTACGAAATCCCGGTTGAGGATGCCACACAGATGTTAGATAGTTTGTGCAAACCCCCATTAATTGAGAAGTATCGTCACAAGATTGAATGGAATGGTTTACTGTGGGAGGTTGACGATTTTTTGGGGGCAAATCGAGGATTGACGATCGCAGAAGTGGAACTGAAAAGCGCAGATCAATCGATCGACCTTCCTGACTGGATCGGAGAAGATGTCTCAGATGATCCGCGCTACTACAATTCCAATCTCGCACAGCATCCTTACACAACTTGGTAG
- a CDS encoding PfkB protein protein (similar to AA sequence:cyanobase_aa:LBDG_23670), giving the protein MISLGFKRAIVNTIKETLKDGTAMHPRVICLGEILFDQISNQPGLPLESVSSWTSYPGGAPANVACALTKLGTPSAFVGCVGEDELGRSLIDLLKSIPVDTSGIQTYSAPTRTVLVLRSETGDRSFVAFGEQRDTTEFADTHLKADRIPVELFQHADYLVIGTLLFAYPESRAAIDRALELCEQFFVKVVLDVNWRPVFWKDQSIAPKMIHEVIKRADYLKMAEEEAEWLFETTDPGVIAHRVESLEGVLVTAGEKGCAYCLSQKEGKVPAFSIEVEDTTGAGDSFLAGFVHQLCQHQLTEVKQDADRIVRYASAAGALTTMRSGAIDAQPTGAEVDAFLFLQDQES; this is encoded by the coding sequence GTGATTTCTTTAGGTTTTAAAAGAGCGATCGTAAATACTATAAAGGAAACACTGAAAGATGGAACTGCGATGCACCCTCGTGTGATTTGTTTAGGTGAAATTTTGTTCGATCAAATCTCGAATCAGCCGGGATTGCCGCTTGAATCGGTGTCTTCTTGGACTTCTTACCCAGGGGGTGCTCCTGCAAATGTAGCCTGTGCGCTGACGAAATTAGGGACACCAAGCGCGTTTGTTGGCTGCGTGGGCGAAGATGAATTGGGTCGATCGCTGATTGATTTACTGAAGTCGATCCCTGTCGATACGAGCGGCATTCAAACCTATTCCGCACCCACACGAACAGTTTTAGTGTTGAGATCAGAAACAGGCGATCGTAGTTTCGTAGCATTCGGGGAACAGCGGGATACGACTGAGTTTGCAGATACGCACTTAAAAGCCGATCGCATTCCCGTCGAACTGTTTCAACATGCAGATTACTTGGTGATTGGAACATTGTTATTCGCTTATCCAGAGAGCCGAGCCGCGATCGACCGGGCGCTTGAACTCTGTGAACAGTTCTTTGTCAAAGTCGTGTTAGATGTGAACTGGCGACCTGTGTTTTGGAAGGATCAAAGTATTGCACCGAAAATGATTCATGAAGTGATCAAACGTGCAGACTATCTCAAAATGGCAGAAGAAGAAGCAGAATGGCTGTTTGAAACAACTGATCCGGGTGTGATTGCTCATCGAGTTGAAAGTTTGGAAGGCGTACTTGTCACTGCGGGAGAAAAAGGATGTGCGTATTGTTTGAGTCAGAAAGAAGGGAAAGTTCCAGCATTCTCGATCGAGGTTGAAGACACAACAGGTGCAGGCGATAGTTTCTTAGCTGGATTTGTTCATCAGCTTTGCCAACATCAATTAACCGAAGTCAAACAAGATGCCGATCGGATTGTTCGATATGCGAGTGCAGCGGGAGCATTAACGACGATGCGATCGGGTGCGATCGATGCTCAACCGACGGGTGCAGAAGTGGATGCGTTTCTATTTCTACAAGACCAGGAGAGTTAG
- a CDS encoding cytochrome P450 (similar to AA sequence:cyanobase_aa:Npun_R4625) produces the protein MPPLPPGKFGLPLIGETLEFLIDPKFVEKRYHKYGAVFKSHILGKPAVFMVGAEAVEFLLSSGFDNFSWREGYPETFHKLLGRSLFAQEGEEHRRNRRLIMPAFHGAALARYFEIMDKLICKYLVKWEQQYEFKWFDEFKQLTFEIASQIFLGTDTSDEAKRLSDSFATLTAGFFSFPKLPGSRFHQSMKARQALLDHLDQVIDRRRKQPTDDALSLLIQAEDENGDRLSHKEVRDQALLLLFAGHETTTAMLTWFALELARHPDVLEKARSEQNQFDHPITSDQLTKMPYLDQILNEVKRLYPPVPGGFRGVIKPFEFSGYHIPQGWLAQYSILFTHRLPELYPNPETFDVDRWKDTKQKPFSLIGFGGGSRICIGLAFAKLEMKLIAAHLLRNYNWELLSNQSLKPVLIPTCRPKDGLKVQFQKL, from the coding sequence ATGCCTCCTTTACCTCCCGGAAAATTCGGTCTGCCCCTGATCGGTGAAACGCTAGAGTTTCTAATTGATCCCAAGTTCGTCGAGAAGCGCTATCACAAATATGGTGCGGTTTTCAAAAGTCATATTCTCGGAAAGCCAGCCGTATTTATGGTGGGAGCCGAAGCGGTTGAATTTTTGCTGTCATCAGGATTTGACAATTTTTCTTGGCGTGAAGGTTATCCTGAGACATTTCACAAATTATTAGGTCGATCGCTGTTTGCACAAGAAGGCGAAGAACATCGAAGAAATCGCCGTTTGATCATGCCTGCGTTTCACGGAGCAGCATTGGCGCGATATTTCGAGATCATGGATAAATTAATCTGTAAGTATTTAGTGAAATGGGAGCAACAATACGAATTCAAATGGTTTGATGAATTTAAGCAATTAACGTTTGAGATTGCAAGTCAGATTTTTCTGGGAACAGATACCAGTGATGAAGCGAAGCGATTGAGTGATTCGTTTGCAACTTTAACGGCTGGATTCTTCTCGTTTCCAAAGCTACCAGGAAGCCGATTTCATCAATCGATGAAAGCTCGTCAAGCCCTGCTAGACCATCTGGATCAAGTGATCGATCGCCGTAGAAAGCAACCGACCGATGATGCACTCAGTTTATTGATTCAAGCTGAAGACGAAAATGGCGATCGCTTAAGTCACAAAGAAGTTCGCGATCAAGCCTTGCTGCTATTGTTTGCCGGACACGAAACAACGACAGCAATGTTAACTTGGTTTGCGCTGGAACTTGCCCGTCATCCGGATGTCTTAGAAAAAGCGCGATCGGAACAGAATCAATTCGATCATCCGATCACATCCGATCAACTTACTAAGATGCCCTATCTCGACCAAATCTTGAATGAAGTGAAACGATTGTATCCTCCAGTTCCAGGTGGCTTTCGAGGCGTGATCAAACCATTTGAATTTTCGGGTTATCACATTCCTCAAGGTTGGCTCGCGCAGTACTCAATTCTATTTACGCATCGATTACCTGAACTGTATCCAAATCCTGAAACGTTTGATGTCGATCGATGGAAAGATACGAAACAAAAACCTTTTAGTCTTATCGGTTTCGGTGGAGGTTCCCGAATTTGCATCGGACTTGCTTTTGCCAAACTCGAAATGAAGCTGATCGCGGCTCATCTGTTGCGAAACTACAATTGGGAACTTTTATCCAATCAGAGCCTCAAGCCCGTTTTGATTCCAACTTGCCGACCGAAAGATGGCTTGAAAGTGCAATTCCAAAAGTTATGA
- a CDS encoding NADPH-dependent FMN reductase (similar to AA sequence:cyanobase_aa:AM1_2553): MTDSNSRIQILAISGSLRQISSNTAAIQAAIALSPETVEMQLYSGLGTLPHFNPDLEEPFAVTDLRAQVKWADGLLISSPEYAHGVPGALKNALDWLVSGEEFAGKPIALLNTSPRATHAQASLIEIVTTMAGRVIPEASVTIPLLGKTLDAAGIVADAEISELLKTAIVKLANAIGAIQAE; this comes from the coding sequence ATGACAGACAGCAATTCACGCATTCAAATTCTTGCAATCTCAGGCAGTCTTCGTCAAATCTCCTCGAATACTGCTGCGATTCAAGCTGCGATCGCACTATCGCCCGAAACTGTGGAAATGCAATTATACTCTGGGCTAGGTACTCTCCCTCACTTTAATCCCGATCTTGAGGAGCCGTTTGCTGTCACTGATTTACGCGCACAAGTGAAGTGGGCAGACGGTTTATTGATCTCAAGTCCAGAGTACGCGCACGGTGTTCCAGGGGCTTTAAAGAATGCCTTAGACTGGCTCGTGAGCGGAGAAGAGTTTGCGGGAAAGCCCATTGCATTGCTCAATACTTCACCCCGTGCCACTCATGCCCAAGCCTCGTTAATTGAAATTGTAACCACGATGGCAGGACGAGTGATTCCTGAAGCATCCGTGACGATTCCGCTGTTAGGTAAAACGCTTGATGCTGCTGGAATTGTAGCGGATGCGGAAATCTCAGAATTGCTGAAAACTGCGATCGTGAAGCTTGCGAATGCGATCGGAGCAATACAAGCAGAATAG